The proteins below are encoded in one region of Bremerella sp. P1:
- a CDS encoding AI-2E family transporter, whose amino-acid sequence MSRFAAIEIEMRRQTICQAIAVGILALWVLYWLQAVLIPFVLAIFIVSGLTPVLSNIQNRLSTTRLVAVLIASIIGFALVFVLWSIIWISVAQLKQDGGKYVQGAKAWMDAVPEWMKRPEVAFQGLLMSGSASDVASAENTPDVEGAAQPMAGSLDEQVAQQNATSSQGDNSNDMISEFIHDTVRFALGKLTESMGYVIQTSTMVVIFLFFLLLGSSQATLPENTWQEIDTKIREYILTKSLISFFTGIAFGFVLWLFDIPLAAVFALLAFLFNFIPNIGPILACLLPLPLILLDPEMTWWEMTLVISLSSAVQIVSGNVIEPRMMGDSFDVHPIAILLALMFWSLIWGMIGMFLAVPITAIMKILFAKFEMTRPLADLLAGRIDRLNFKNFNFGSAPSEGSPDVKSAEA is encoded by the coding sequence ATGTCTCGTTTTGCTGCGATTGAAATTGAAATGCGCCGGCAGACGATCTGTCAGGCGATTGCTGTCGGCATTCTAGCCCTGTGGGTTCTTTATTGGTTGCAAGCGGTATTGATTCCATTTGTGCTGGCGATTTTTATCGTCAGTGGTTTGACGCCGGTCTTGTCGAACATTCAGAACCGGCTTTCGACGACCCGACTGGTCGCCGTACTGATCGCTTCGATCATTGGCTTTGCACTGGTGTTCGTTCTTTGGAGCATCATTTGGATATCCGTTGCCCAATTGAAACAAGATGGCGGCAAATATGTCCAAGGTGCGAAGGCATGGATGGACGCGGTACCTGAGTGGATGAAACGCCCGGAAGTTGCCTTTCAAGGTTTGCTGATGTCCGGGTCAGCTTCAGATGTCGCCAGTGCGGAAAACACGCCTGATGTCGAAGGTGCAGCCCAACCGATGGCTGGATCATTAGATGAACAGGTTGCGCAACAAAACGCGACATCCAGTCAGGGAGATAACTCAAATGACATGATATCGGAGTTCATCCACGACACCGTCAGATTTGCTTTGGGTAAGCTGACCGAGTCGATGGGTTACGTCATTCAAACAAGTACGATGGTCGTCATCTTTCTCTTCTTCTTACTGCTGGGAAGTTCACAGGCCACGCTGCCGGAGAACACCTGGCAAGAGATCGACACCAAGATTCGAGAGTACATTCTTACGAAGTCCCTGATCTCCTTCTTCACCGGCATCGCGTTTGGCTTTGTGTTGTGGCTGTTTGATATTCCACTGGCTGCCGTGTTTGCTCTGCTGGCCTTTCTGTTTAATTTCATTCCCAACATCGGACCCATCCTGGCGTGTCTGTTGCCGCTGCCGCTGATCCTTCTAGACCCCGAAATGACCTGGTGGGAAATGACGCTGGTCATCAGCCTTTCGTCCGCGGTGCAGATTGTCAGTGGTAACGTGATCGAGCCACGGATGATGGGCGATTCGTTCGACGTTCATCCAATCGCGATTCTATTAGCGTTGATGTTCTGGTCGCTGATCTGGGGCATGATTGGAATGTTCCTGGCCGTCCCCATCACGGCAATCATGAAGATCTTGTTCGCCAAATTCGAGATGACCCGGCCGTTGGCAGATCTGTTGGCTGGGAGAATCGATAGGTTGAACTTCAAGAATTTCAATTTCGGGTCGGCGCCTTCCGAAGGCTCGCCTGACGTGAAGAGTGCAGAAGCTTAG
- a CDS encoding DUF1559 family PulG-like putative transporter: MINRRHGFTLVELLVVIAIIGILAGLLLPAVNMAREAARRADCTNNMKQIGLAVVKKATSHPRAEMPPHMSWSRGVATSARGGYSTGEIVGWPVTMLSELGRGDLSDAYTSGLTTGTAYNPAELTGQVVDTFICPSDPIDPSEANPMSYYPNGGYWNVATSGETLDLDANGCWSDQSNLNGQGEVRVKYGSMKDGLTNTLLMTERIRVPVFGTAGSSWHVVAVDGSGNLEEVESSMLWNDGFVTTPQPISLAGVNTPITYDYGGSGPTEAAYLPSSNHSGTVVTSFADGSVKAISTEIEANVYARLMTSEGRKARLRGTGTPYFDNANLTSGNWQQVPISDSDIP; encoded by the coding sequence ATGATCAACCGCCGACACGGCTTCACGCTGGTTGAATTGCTAGTCGTGATCGCCATTATTGGAATTTTGGCAGGCTTGCTACTTCCAGCCGTCAATATGGCCCGTGAAGCGGCCCGTCGCGCCGACTGCACGAATAACATGAAGCAGATCGGTCTGGCGGTGGTCAAAAAGGCGACATCCCATCCACGTGCCGAGATGCCACCTCACATGTCCTGGTCTCGCGGAGTCGCCACAAGTGCACGGGGTGGCTATTCCACCGGCGAAATTGTTGGCTGGCCTGTCACGATGCTATCCGAATTGGGGCGTGGTGATTTATCCGACGCATACACGTCTGGTCTTACAACCGGGACAGCATATAACCCAGCCGAACTGACGGGGCAGGTTGTCGACACCTTCATCTGTCCGAGTGATCCGATAGATCCCTCCGAGGCAAACCCAATGAGCTACTATCCAAACGGTGGCTATTGGAATGTTGCAACTTCTGGTGAGACGCTTGACCTTGATGCGAACGGCTGCTGGAGTGATCAGTCCAATTTGAATGGTCAGGGAGAGGTTCGTGTGAAGTACGGCTCGATGAAGGACGGATTGACCAATACGTTGCTGATGACCGAGCGTATTCGCGTGCCCGTGTTCGGTACCGCAGGATCTTCCTGGCACGTTGTTGCTGTTGATGGCAGTGGCAATCTGGAGGAAGTGGAATCTTCCATGCTCTGGAATGACGGTTTTGTAACAACGCCACAACCAATCTCGCTTGCAGGCGTAAACACGCCCATCACCTACGATTATGGCGGGTCAGGGCCGACAGAGGCTGCTTATCTTCCTTCGAGCAACCATTCCGGTACCGTCGTGACATCCTTCGCGGATGGTTCGGTTAAAGCGATCTCGACGGAGATTGAAGCCAACGTCTATGCCCGCCTGATGACGAGCGAAGGTCGCAAGGCTCGCTTGCGAGGTACCGGGACACCCTACTTTGATAATGCGAATTTAACGTCGGGGAACTGGCAACAGGTACCCATTTCTGATTCAGACATCCCCTAA
- the tadA gene encoding tRNA adenosine(34) deaminase TadA — protein sequence MYMQMALQQAEQAARSDEVPVGAVIVREGSIIAAAHNQREMLRDPTAHAEMIAITQAAEAVGGWRLEDCILYVTLEPCPMCAGAILQARIPVVVYGALDPKAGAVSSLYEMLNDTRLNHRCEVVSGVLQERCGQILTDFFRQRRAEGKK from the coding sequence ATGTATATGCAGATGGCGCTGCAACAGGCCGAGCAGGCAGCTCGTAGTGACGAAGTGCCTGTCGGTGCCGTGATTGTGCGAGAGGGAAGCATCATTGCCGCCGCGCACAATCAAAGAGAGATGCTCCGGGATCCGACGGCTCATGCGGAAATGATTGCCATCACCCAGGCCGCCGAAGCCGTAGGAGGCTGGCGTCTGGAAGATTGCATCTTGTACGTTACCCTCGAACCGTGTCCGATGTGTGCCGGAGCGATCCTGCAAGCTCGAATCCCAGTGGTGGTCTATGGAGCACTCGATCCAAAGGCAGGGGCAGTTTCATCCCTCTACGAGATGCTGAATGACACCCGGCTGAATCATCGATGCGAAGTCGTTTCTGGGGTGTTGCAAGAACGTTGCGGCCAGATTCTGACAGACTTCTTTCGGCAGCGTCGGGCCGAGGGAAAGAAGTAA
- a CDS encoding cysteine desulfurase family protein has protein sequence MKSIFLDYNATTPIAPSVQEAMLPFMAEYFACPDGMYARSRAIDEALEDARGQVAHLLGATSDEIIFCASGTESCNLAIKGVVYPYLADRKPCHIIVSAVEHAAVAQTANHCQNMGCEVSVVPVDRHGIVSADSLAEMIRPDTSLVSIMLANDETGVIQPIDKLAKICQEHGTLLHSDACQAAGKIHVSPKQLGIDLLSISAHKFYGPKGAAALYVQEGTSLQPIIHGGGAEHSLRAGAENITAWVGMGKAANLVGRSIDDAAEKLTQLVRRFGHRLMESIPEPIVIHGSQVERIPNTLCVNFPNVSGQELLRRVPEICAATSCSDTVGGGNSSPVLAAMGVAETDKRGTVRLSVGWYTSEEEIDQAADLLIHAWESLRH, from the coding sequence ATGAAGTCGATCTTCCTCGATTACAACGCGACAACGCCCATCGCACCAAGCGTTCAAGAGGCAATGCTCCCCTTTATGGCAGAGTACTTTGCCTGTCCCGACGGGATGTACGCGCGTAGTCGTGCCATCGATGAAGCACTCGAAGATGCCCGCGGTCAAGTCGCACACCTGCTCGGCGCGACTTCCGACGAAATCATCTTCTGCGCCTCGGGAACCGAAAGCTGCAATCTAGCCATCAAGGGGGTCGTGTATCCCTACCTGGCTGACCGGAAACCATGTCACATCATTGTTTCCGCCGTCGAGCACGCCGCCGTTGCCCAGACAGCAAATCACTGCCAAAACATGGGTTGCGAAGTCTCGGTGGTTCCCGTCGATCGGCATGGAATCGTATCAGCCGATTCTCTAGCCGAGATGATTCGGCCTGACACAAGCTTGGTTTCCATCATGCTGGCCAATGACGAGACAGGCGTCATTCAGCCAATCGACAAGCTCGCGAAAATCTGCCAGGAACATGGTACGCTGTTGCACAGCGACGCGTGTCAGGCAGCCGGTAAGATACACGTCAGCCCGAAACAGTTGGGCATCGATTTGCTGAGTATATCAGCCCACAAGTTTTACGGACCGAAAGGAGCGGCAGCTCTCTACGTCCAAGAAGGGACCTCGCTTCAACCAATCATCCACGGCGGGGGTGCCGAGCACTCACTGCGAGCCGGAGCTGAGAATATCACTGCTTGGGTGGGTATGGGCAAGGCGGCCAATCTTGTCGGACGCAGTATTGACGACGCCGCAGAGAAGCTGACGCAACTTGTGCGACGGTTCGGACATCGATTGATGGAATCAATTCCCGAACCGATTGTCATTCATGGCTCGCAGGTCGAGCGAATCCCCAACACGTTGTGCGTTAACTTTCCCAACGTATCGGGGCAAGAGTTACTAAGGCGCGTTCCTGAAATCTGTGCGGCAACGTCCTGTAGCGATACTGTTGGCGGGGGGAATAGTTCACCCGTGTTGGCTGCAATGGGAGTTGCGGAAACGGACAAGCGTGGCACAGTCCGCCTTAGTGTTGGTTGGTATACCTCTGAAGAAGAAATCGACCAGGCCGCCGACTTGCTGATTCATGCCTGGGAATCACTGCGTCACTAA
- a CDS encoding FHA domain-containing protein — MRAYLTVQEGPAQGEMITAEQGSMFRVGRQANADLSISDDRAMSGLHFALLCDKSRCRIRDLNSTNGTFVNGIRINLVELHDRDTIRAGNSEFQVRFEGQITTTVVDPLMYPEIQRLREKDAQKVAENEPFAPAAQVVDPASLESTEEYGTEIEELAKQISAEEESEPAAEDDSDDAPRSDSVRIHRLNVTFEDSSGKRQVWLIPGQTVIIGRNQMADVTVVGDASISGVHFGLDCEEKRCRLRDLQSQNGTRLNDVSVPYATIYTGDTFIAGKTEFHVTIDGGEEAPDAPLRTWVFEDLVRRKFATFFAKEIGENYHLVDAVGIEPMPIEFLRRLARHRDVGAIVNTSKVDTEEWEAHSEQTFSCEGSDAKVFHIEDIEKVIDELHEGWGKDAFAFIFPHEGHEEVISAYPEAVAKYQQEIDTKSPNFGSAGDWIKWLCDHPDRISDLMPDAEAILIQHPDPKRWRLLCETDFITRLNRLGYLPSKPSVLDEYESSESD, encoded by the coding sequence ATGCGTGCCTATTTGACGGTCCAGGAAGGTCCCGCCCAGGGAGAAATGATCACGGCCGAACAAGGCTCGATGTTTCGAGTTGGTCGCCAGGCCAATGCCGATTTATCCATTTCGGATGATCGAGCCATGTCAGGGCTTCATTTTGCTCTACTCTGTGACAAATCACGCTGCCGAATTCGTGATCTGAACAGCACCAACGGTACGTTCGTCAACGGAATTCGAATTAACCTCGTTGAGCTGCACGACCGCGATACCATCCGCGCTGGCAATTCCGAGTTTCAAGTACGCTTTGAAGGCCAGATCACGACCACCGTTGTTGATCCCCTCATGTATCCCGAAATTCAACGACTTCGCGAAAAAGACGCTCAAAAGGTCGCGGAAAACGAGCCGTTTGCCCCAGCTGCTCAGGTGGTGGATCCAGCTTCACTGGAATCAACCGAAGAGTATGGAACGGAAATCGAGGAACTCGCCAAACAGATTTCGGCTGAGGAAGAAAGTGAACCTGCGGCAGAAGACGACTCGGATGATGCACCCCGAAGCGACTCCGTTCGCATCCATCGTCTGAACGTCACGTTTGAAGACTCGAGCGGCAAACGCCAAGTCTGGCTGATTCCCGGGCAAACCGTCATCATTGGGCGCAACCAGATGGCCGATGTCACGGTCGTTGGTGACGCTTCAATTTCAGGCGTCCACTTTGGCCTCGACTGTGAAGAAAAGCGTTGCCGACTGCGAGATCTTCAAAGCCAAAACGGAACCAGGCTGAATGACGTCAGCGTTCCCTATGCCACGATCTATACGGGCGATACATTCATTGCCGGAAAAACGGAGTTTCATGTCACCATCGACGGCGGCGAGGAAGCCCCGGATGCTCCTCTAAGAACCTGGGTATTTGAAGATCTGGTACGACGTAAGTTTGCGACATTTTTCGCGAAGGAAATCGGCGAGAACTACCACCTGGTCGATGCCGTGGGCATCGAGCCGATGCCGATCGAATTTCTCCGCCGGCTTGCCCGCCATCGCGATGTGGGAGCGATCGTAAATACCTCCAAGGTCGATACCGAGGAGTGGGAAGCCCACTCGGAGCAAACCTTTAGCTGCGAAGGCTCGGACGCGAAAGTTTTTCACATTGAGGACATCGAGAAGGTCATCGACGAACTGCACGAAGGTTGGGGCAAAGATGCGTTTGCTTTCATCTTCCCTCACGAAGGGCATGAGGAAGTGATCTCCGCCTACCCGGAAGCGGTCGCCAAATACCAGCAGGAGATCGACACCAAGTCGCCCAACTTCGGCAGTGCCGGCGATTGGATCAAATGGCTTTGTGATCATCCCGATCGGATTTCCGATCTCATGCCTGACGCGGAAGCCATTCTCATCCAACATCCAGACCCTAAACGGTGGCGACTGCTTTGCGAAACCGACTTCATTACGCGTCTGAATCGGCTCGGCTATCTGCCATCGAAGCCGTCGGTGTTGGATGAATACGAGAGCTCGGAATCGGACTAG
- a CDS encoding oxidoreductase, translated as MSNRFIKVAQLKTVEAFRDRLEQLGLSLPCDDSILTRDQSSPMAAPLKAEGFTIGNRWCIHPMEGWDANTDGSPTEFTIRRWENFGRSGAKLIWGGEAAAVQEDGRANPNQTLGTESNRFGLEKLYDSLVNTHKNEIGDPSELMIGLQLTHSGRYSRPNQKQMAEPRIAYHHPILDARVGIDSDDDSAVWTDAELYELIDNYVTSAKIAQQLGFHFVDVKCCHGYLLHEFLSARSRSGEFGGDFEGRTRLLLTIIRRIQQECPGLMIGVRLSVFDLIPFHAGLEAGEPVDFQDLLPYKYGFGVSSENPLEMDLSEPIRLIKLLHESGVFSVNLSAGSPYYNPHIQRPAIFPPSDGYPPPEDPLVGVVRQIEAVRDVKKAVPEMLMVGTGYTYLQEYLPHVAQAVVRAGWVDSVGLGRMVLSLPELPQVTLEEGTMPRKKVCRTFSDCTSAPRNGIISGCYPLDPFYKKLPEFQQLKDAKSAAAK; from the coding sequence ATGAGTAATCGTTTCATCAAAGTTGCCCAGCTGAAAACCGTCGAAGCATTTCGCGATCGCCTGGAGCAGTTGGGGCTTAGCTTGCCGTGTGATGATTCGATTCTGACGCGTGATCAGAGTTCGCCCATGGCGGCTCCACTTAAGGCCGAAGGCTTTACGATTGGCAACCGCTGGTGCATCCACCCCATGGAAGGCTGGGACGCCAATACCGACGGCTCACCGACCGAGTTCACCATTCGTCGCTGGGAAAACTTTGGGCGAAGTGGAGCCAAGCTGATCTGGGGCGGCGAAGCGGCTGCGGTTCAGGAAGATGGACGTGCCAACCCGAACCAAACGTTGGGCACCGAATCCAATCGTTTCGGCTTGGAAAAGCTGTACGATTCGCTCGTCAACACGCATAAGAATGAGATCGGTGACCCTTCCGAATTAATGATCGGCCTACAGCTGACCCACTCGGGGCGCTACAGCCGTCCGAATCAGAAGCAGATGGCCGAACCACGCATCGCATATCATCACCCGATTTTGGATGCTCGGGTCGGTATTGATTCCGATGATGACAGCGCCGTCTGGACCGACGCCGAGCTCTACGAGTTGATCGACAACTACGTCACTTCTGCCAAGATTGCCCAGCAACTTGGTTTTCACTTTGTGGATGTGAAGTGTTGCCACGGCTACTTGCTCCATGAATTTCTCAGTGCAAGGTCCCGCAGTGGTGAGTTTGGCGGCGACTTCGAAGGCCGCACGCGACTTTTGCTGACGATCATTCGCCGTATTCAACAAGAGTGCCCAGGGCTGATGATCGGAGTTCGGCTGAGCGTGTTCGACTTGATTCCCTTCCATGCCGGGCTTGAGGCCGGCGAGCCGGTCGACTTCCAGGATCTGCTTCCCTACAAGTATGGCTTTGGTGTCAGCTCCGAGAATCCCTTAGAGATGGATTTGAGCGAGCCGATCCGCTTGATCAAGCTGCTCCACGAGTCGGGTGTCTTCTCGGTAAATCTTTCCGCGGGAAGCCCCTATTACAACCCGCACATTCAACGCCCGGCAATCTTCCCTCCGAGCGATGGCTACCCGCCACCGGAAGACCCACTGGTGGGTGTCGTTCGTCAGATCGAAGCGGTTCGCGACGTGAAGAAAGCGGTTCCCGAAATGTTGATGGTCGGTACTGGTTACACCTATCTGCAAGAGTACCTTCCTCATGTCGCTCAGGCCGTCGTGCGAGCCGGCTGGGTCGATAGTGTTGGCTTAGGACGCATGGTCCTGTCTCTGCCTGAGTTGCCGCAAGTCACGCTTGAAGAAGGCACAATGCCGCGTAAAAAAGTGTGTCGCACGTTTAGTGATTGTACGTCGGCACCACGAAATGGAATCATCTCAGGGTGCTACCCGCTCGATCCGTTCTACAAGAAGCTGCCGGAATTCCAGCAACTCAAAGACGCCAAGTCTGCCGCTGCGAAATAG
- a CDS encoding DUF423 domain-containing protein has product MAKFVLFLGVLFGATAVVAGAMEHVVRGMIVSDVTGADAKLTGEELSDPAPTPEVAKRLSQYETGVKYHMYHGLALVGLGLVMAFSARGQVLGIVSALSLVIGVALFSGTLYLISALGMSQLTMIVPIGGSIMILGWILFLITVLLFEPLVDREDLE; this is encoded by the coding sequence GTGGCCAAGTTTGTGCTATTTCTCGGTGTGCTCTTCGGTGCAACGGCGGTTGTTGCCGGCGCCATGGAACATGTCGTTCGCGGGATGATCGTATCTGATGTGACGGGTGCCGATGCGAAGTTAACGGGAGAGGAACTTTCCGATCCTGCTCCCACCCCGGAAGTGGCCAAGAGACTTTCCCAGTACGAGACCGGCGTTAAGTACCACATGTATCACGGGCTGGCGCTGGTTGGGCTGGGCTTGGTCATGGCCTTTTCTGCTCGCGGTCAAGTCTTGGGAATCGTTTCGGCCTTATCGCTGGTGATCGGTGTAGCGTTGTTTAGCGGAACCCTTTATTTGATTTCTGCCCTGGGAATGTCGCAGTTAACGATGATTGTCCCGATCGGTGGATCTATCATGATATTGGGATGGATCCTGTTTTTGATAACCGTTCTATTGTTCGAGCCGCTGGTAGATCGCGAAGACTTAGAATAA